The Parambassis ranga chromosome 1, fParRan2.1, whole genome shotgun sequence genome includes a region encoding these proteins:
- the LOC114432229 gene encoding high affinity choline transporter 1-like, with amino-acid sequence MALNVPGLAVMAVFYLVILGTGIWASMRSRKKEKTCSGDGMEMTLLAGRNISFIVGIFTLTATWVGGGFILGIAEATYNPTLGAVWALMPVPYVLTFFLGGFFFAKPMRENKYVTMMDPFQQKYGNVLSSALIFPALVADLLWVARTLVSLGGTMSVILDLPYAYSIIISSVVAIVYTLLGGLYSVAYTDIIQLIFIFVSLWVCVPFLLTNPHSLDISLTAYNETFQAPWVGTVELNEAGKWFDDFMLLALGGLAYQAFYQRILSSSSYIQAQVTCFASAAFCLVLGIPSVLVGAVAASTDWNSTSYGLPTPYERDQAGSILPIVLQYLTPPYVSIIGIGAVAAAVMSSMDSALLSSASLFSSNIYKNIIRKQASDWEMQWVIRISVVVVGLAGTALTFLDSSVLVFWLVGVDMSYTIMFPQLVCVLFFKVSNGYGATVGYMTGIIMRVLSGEPLIGLPPAIRFPGCRLDAEGKLTQFFPFRTAIMIISLLSILLFSWLASIIFNKGLLSEKWDVYKIKQRQKPIVRDLDKRTNSDNEDASAAKQLLNTTSC; translated from the exons ATGGCTCTGAATGTACCGGGTCTGGCCGTCATGGCGGTGTTCTACCTGGTGATCTTAGGCACGGGCATCTGGGCGTCCATGCGTTccaggaagaaggagaaaacatGCTCCGGGGACGGCATGGAAATGACTCTGCTTGCAGGACGCAACATCAGCTTTATAGTGGGCATCTTCACGCTCACTG CTACATGGGTGGGTGGAGGCTTCATCCTCGGTATAGCTGAGGCAACATATAACCCGACACTAGGTGCAGTGTGGGCGCTCATGCCCGTGCCCTACGTCCTGACCTTCTTCTTGG GGGGCTTTTTCTTTGCCAAGCCAATGAGAGAGAACAAGTACGTGACGATGATGGACCCTTTCCAGCAGAAGTATGGCAACGTCCTGAGCAGCGCGCTGATCTTTCCTGCACTGGTGGCCGACCTGCTGTGGGTGGCGCGCACACTTGTCAGCCTGG GTGGGACTATGAGCGTGATCCTGGACCTGCCCTACGCTTACTCCATCATCATCTCCTCAGTGGTGGCCATAGTCTACACTCTGCTGGGGGGGCTCTACTCTGTGGCCTACACAGACATCATCcagctcatcttcatctttgtcAGCCTG TGGGTGTGTGTTCCTTTCCTGTTGACCAACCCTCACTCATTGGACATCTCACTGACGGCATACAACGAGACCTTCCAGGCTCCCTGGGTTGGCACAGTGGAGCTGAACGAGGCTGGGAAGTGGTTCGACGACTTCATGCTGCTG gCTCTGGGTGGATTGGCCTACCAGGCGTTCTACCAAAGGATCCTGTCCTCCTCATCTTACATCCAGGCTCAGGTGACTTGCTTCGCCTCCGCAGCCTTCTGCCTGGTGCTGGGTATCCCCTCTGTGCTGGTCGGGGCGGTGGCTGCATCCACAG ACTGGAACTCAACCAGCTATGGGTTACCCACACCTTATGAGCGTGACCAGGCGGGATCGATCCTCCCCATCGTTCTGCAGTACCTCACACCACCTTACGTCTCCATCATCGGCATCGGAGCCGTAGCTGCCGCCGTCATGTCCTCCATGGACTCCGCCCTGCTGTCCTCAGCTTCGTTGTTCTCCTCAAACATCTACAAGAACATCATCAGGAAACAG GCATCCGACTGGGAGATGCAGTGGGTGATCCGAATCTCCGTGGTGGTGGTTGGTCTGGCAGGCACCGCCCTCACCTTTCTGGACAGCAGTGTCCTGGTGTTCTGGCTCGTCGGGGTGGACATGTCCTACACCATTATGTTCCCCCAGTTGGTCTGCGTCCTCTTCTTCAAGGTGTCTAATGGCTACGGAGCCACTGTGGGCTACATGACGGGAATCATCATGAGGGTTCTGAGCGGCGAGCCCCTCATCGGCCTCCCGCCTGCCATCAGGTTTCCCGGCTGTCGGCTGGACGCCGAAGGGAAGCTCACCCAGTTCTTCCCCTTCCGCACCGCCATCATGATCATCTCGCTCCTGTCCATCCTGCTGTTTTCATGGCTGGCGTCCATCATTTTCAACAAGGGCCTGCTGTCCGAGAAGTGGGACGTGTATAAGATCAAACAAAGGCAGAAACCAATAGTCAGAGATTTGGACAAGAGGACCAACTCTGATAATGAGGACGCCTCCGCAGCCAAGCAGCTGCTGAACACCACCAGCTGTTGA